In Lapillicoccus jejuensis, the DNA window CCTCGACAACACCCCGCTGAAGATCGACGACTGGGACGCCGTCGTGCCGCCGCCCCAGCAGCAGGACAAGAACGCCAAGAAGGACCCGAACCAGCGCGACGACCAGGTCGTGCGCACCCCGCCGAAGGCCGAGCCCGACCAGCTGCGGGTGCGCGCCGGCCGCACGTCGACCCTGCACGTGCTCGACAACGACTCCGACGCGACCGGCTCGATCCTCGCCATCGCCCCCGGCGACGTCAGCCAGCCCTCGGTCGCCGGCGTGACGGCCGCCGTCTCGTCCGACGGCCAGGCCGTCGACGTCACGGTCCCCGACGACCCGGCCTCGAGCGAGTTCTCCTTCACCTACCGGGTCACCAACGGCACCGGCGGCGCCACCTCCGCGTCGTCGGCGCGGGTGACGGTGACCGTCGTCGACGACGCGGTCAACGGGGCGCCGTACGTGCGCCAGGGGCAGGCGCAGCTCGCGAAGGCGCGCTACGCCGCCGTCCCCGGCGGGCACGTCGCGGTCGGGGTCGTCGCCGACTGGCGCGACCCCGAGAACGACCCGCTCACCGTCGAGGCGAGCACCCCCGGCGTGGGCGTCGACCCCTCCGGGGCGCTCGCCGTCACCGCCCCGACGAGCCCCGGCGCCCTCACCGTCCGGTACGCCGTCGCCGACGGCCACGGTGGCTCCACCGCCGGCAGCGTGCCGGTCACCGTCCTCGCCGACGACGCCCGCCCGGTGCCGCCGCTGCCGCAACCGGACGTCGTGCGCGCCGTCGCCGGCAAGCCGGTCCAGATCCGGCCGCTCGGCAACGACGTCCCCGGCGCCGACCCGACCGACCCCGACGCCCGCATGCGGCTCGCCGCCCAGGTCCGCGCCCCCGGCCAGCTGCTCCTCGACACCGACCTCGACACCGGCGTCCTCACCGTGACCGGGCGGACCCCGGGCACCGTCTTCCTCACCTACGCCGCCCAGGTCGGGTCGGCGGTCGCCCCGGGCCGGATCCGCGTCGACGTGCTGCCCGACCCCGGCGCCGACCCCTCCCCGGTCGCCGCGCCCGACGCCGCCACCGTCCGCGGGCAGTCACCCGTCGTCACCGACGTCCTGGCCAACGACTCCTCGCCCCGCGGCGACGTGCTCGTCGTCCAGAAGGTGCTGAGCGACGCATCGTGGCTGCGCGCCTCCGTCGTCCAGGGTCGCTTCCTGCGCATCGAGGCGACCTCGTCGCTGTCCGACCAGCCGACCCGACGCGGGCTGCTGCGCTACACCGTCTCCGACGGGACGAAGACCGCCGTCGGCGTCGTCGCCGTCGTCCAGCAGCCCCCCGCCGACGCGCCCGTGCCGGACGTCGAGGACGACGAGGCGGTCGTGCGCACCGGCGACGTCGTCACCGTCCCGGTCCTCGACAACGACACCGTCTCCGGCGGCGTCCCGCTCGTCCTCGACCCCCGGTCGGTCAAGGTCGTCCAGGGCGGCGGCCAGGCCTTCGCCTCCGGGTCGGTGCTGCGCTACATCCCCGACGCGACCCCGCCGGGCGCCGACCAGGTCGTCACCCTGGAGTACGGCGCCCACCCCGAGGGCTCGGTCGCCACCGAGCGCACCGGGCGGGTCACCGTCACCGTCAAGCCGTTGCCCACCGCCGCGACCCCCGACCAGCCACCGACGGCGCGCTCCTTCTCGGCCAGCGTCACCGCCGGTGACACCATCACGATCACCGTGCCGACCTCCGGCGTGGACCCCGACGGCGACCTCGCGTACGTCGTCGGCGTGGTCGGCGGCGACGGCAAGGCCGTCGACCTCTCGCTCGGCCGCGTCCTGTCCGTCGGCCCGGCGACCATCCGCTACCAGGCCTACCCGCGCAGCGCCGGCACCGAGGTGATCCGGTACGCCGTCCGGGACCGCTTCGGCCTGGCCAGCGACGCCTTCGTCCGGGTCGGCGTCGTCCAGCCCGGCGACCCGCAGCCACCGGTGGCCGTCGCGGACGACGTCGTCGCCGCCCCGGGGCGCACCGTCACGGTCGACCCGACCGCGAACGACCTCGTCGCCCCCGGCGACACGGTCGAGTACGACGACTTCGCCCCCCGCAACGAGCCGGCCACCCTCAAGGACTTCGCCCGGCAGAAGGACGACACCTTCCGGGTCAAGGCGCCCGACGAGGCCGACCCGAGGACCCTCACCTACGGCATCACCGACGGCCTGTTCGACCCCTCGGTCTCCACCGTCACCGTCCGCGGCCAGAAGGGCTTCAACAACCCGCCCGTCGCCCTCGACGACGTCGCGCAGCCCAAGCCCGGCGAGACCGCCGTCGTCGCCGACGTCCTCGCCAACGACCGCGACCCCGACGGGGACGCCGCCTCGCTCAAGGTCGTGCGCGCCACCGGCGCCGGCGTCAGCGTCGTCGGGCAGCGCGTGCGCATCGCCCTGCAGGACCACCCCCGCGTCGTCCCCTACGTCATCGAGGACGCCGACGGCGCGCAGGCCATGGCGCTGGTCTACGTCCCGACCAGCAGCGACGGCGCCCCCTTCGTCATCCCCGGGCGCACGATCCGGATGGACGCGAACGCCACCGCGACCGTCGACCTGTCGCAGTACCTCGCCGACCCGCGCGGCCGCGCCCTCCAGGTCACCTCACCCGACACCGTCAGCACCTCGCCGAGCCAGGTCCTCGCGTCCGAGGTCACCGGCCCGCGGACCGTCCGGCTCACCTCGAGCCGCGACTACACCGGCCCCGGCGCGCTCATGCTCGAGGTCACCGACGCCACCGGCCCCGACGACAAGGCCGCCGTGACGGCGTACGTCTCCGTCCCCGTCCAGGTGGGCCCGCTCACCCCGGTGCTGCGCTGCCCGTCGTACGAGGTCTCGCTGATCGGCGGCGGCGTCCCGCGCACCGTCGACGTCCCCCGGCTGTGCCACGCGTGGCTCCCCGACGGGCTCGACCCGGCGTCGGTGACCTACACGGCGACCTGGGACCAGCGTCCCGAGGGCGTCGAGCTGCGCCAGCAGGACGGCGAGAGCCGGGGCAGCCGCGTCCGGCTCGCCGCCGCCGCCGACGCCCCCTCCGGCACCGGCACGGTCACCGTCGGCGTGCAGGGCAGCGGGGAGAGCGCGAGCTTCCGGGTCCGGGTGACCTCGACGAAGCCGGTGGCCACCGCGCCCGGCCGGCCGGCCGCGCCGCCCCCGGCCGCCCTGCCCCGGGTGCGCCCCATCACCGTCGACGGGCTCCAGCCCGGCCAGTCGCGCGCGGTCGACGTCCGCGCCTACCTCGACAGCCCCCTCGCCACCCCGCAGTGCAGCGTGAGCGGGGTCCAGGTGGTCTCGGGCACCGGCGTCACCGGCTCGGCGTCCGGGTGCTCGCTCACCGTCACCGCGTCCTCGTCCGCCCGGCGCACCGCCGTCCTGTCCCTGCGGGTCGCCGACGGCCCGGGCCGCGAGGTGCCGACCCAGGCGACCGTGACGATCAAGGCCCCGCCGGACGCGCCGGCCGGCGTCACCGCCGTCGCCGACCGGGTCGCCGGCGGTCAGGCCCGCGTCTCGTGGCGCCCGCCGGCGTACGACGGCGGTCTGCCGGTCCTCGAGTACGAGGTCCGCGCCTCCACGGGCAAGGTGCTGGCCTGCACCGCCTCGCCGTGCACCGTCACCGGCCTCGCCAACGGCACACCGGTGACCTTCACCGTCCGCGCGCGCAACGGCGTCGACTGGTCCCCGGCCAGCG includes these proteins:
- a CDS encoding Ig-like domain-containing protein, whose protein sequence is MASLVVLALVAGVLTWVALRAEGELVRKTDLHDGGVWVTNGQRALLGRLNKPAQQLDAGVAVDQTGGSGLDVLQDGASVVALSAATNQATPVDTASATLATDGVLTLPKPAATTGLAYAAQPPVDLRGGSVAVVDPATGKLWAARTAASGTPTRVALDALQAQSTPVATVGAGASVAVGADGTVYAVSGTTGRLVTLPVGDDGTFAAPVTRSLGVTSKALEVTAVGGRWVVLDAATGLLRAAGLDRPVEAADVSDGGLAQAALQQPGPAATSVLLAGPDGLSAVPLDDGGASGTLVQVPDTARRGTGPASALKPTAPVRLGSCAHAAWAGPTSTWYGRACGSVLDGGDVAPGAKPPQALELGGLGAATRRDGVRLRTNRGLVVLNDLDSGNLWDLDNTPLKIDDWDAVVPPPQQQDKNAKKDPNQRDDQVVRTPPKAEPDQLRVRAGRTSTLHVLDNDSDATGSILAIAPGDVSQPSVAGVTAAVSSDGQAVDVTVPDDPASSEFSFTYRVTNGTGGATSASSARVTVTVVDDAVNGAPYVRQGQAQLAKARYAAVPGGHVAVGVVADWRDPENDPLTVEASTPGVGVDPSGALAVTAPTSPGALTVRYAVADGHGGSTAGSVPVTVLADDARPVPPLPQPDVVRAVAGKPVQIRPLGNDVPGADPTDPDARMRLAAQVRAPGQLLLDTDLDTGVLTVTGRTPGTVFLTYAAQVGSAVAPGRIRVDVLPDPGADPSPVAAPDAATVRGQSPVVTDVLANDSSPRGDVLVVQKVLSDASWLRASVVQGRFLRIEATSSLSDQPTRRGLLRYTVSDGTKTAVGVVAVVQQPPADAPVPDVEDDEAVVRTGDVVTVPVLDNDTVSGGVPLVLDPRSVKVVQGGGQAFASGSVLRYIPDATPPGADQVVTLEYGAHPEGSVATERTGRVTVTVKPLPTAATPDQPPTARSFSASVTAGDTITITVPTSGVDPDGDLAYVVGVVGGDGKAVDLSLGRVLSVGPATIRYQAYPRSAGTEVIRYAVRDRFGLASDAFVRVGVVQPGDPQPPVAVADDVVAAPGRTVTVDPTANDLVAPGDTVEYDDFAPRNEPATLKDFARQKDDTFRVKAPDEADPRTLTYGITDGLFDPSVSTVTVRGQKGFNNPPVALDDVAQPKPGETAVVADVLANDRDPDGDAASLKVVRATGAGVSVVGQRVRIALQDHPRVVPYVIEDADGAQAMALVYVPTSSDGAPFVIPGRTIRMDANATATVDLSQYLADPRGRALQVTSPDTVSTSPSQVLASEVTGPRTVRLTSSRDYTGPGALMLEVTDATGPDDKAAVTAYVSVPVQVGPLTPVLRCPSYEVSLIGGGVPRTVDVPRLCHAWLPDGLDPASVTYTATWDQRPEGVELRQQDGESRGSRVRLAAAADAPSGTGTVTVGVQGSGESASFRVRVTSTKPVATAPGRPAAPPPAALPRVRPITVDGLQPGQSRAVDVRAYLDSPLATPQCSVSGVQVVSGTGVTGSASGCSLTVTASSSARRTAVLSLRVADGPGREVPTQATVTIKAPPDAPAGVTAVADRVAGGQARVSWRPPAYDGGLPVLEYEVRASTGKVLACTASPCTVTGLANGTPVTFTVRARNGVDWSPASAPSGPVTPDTKPQAVTVGRITPGDRTLKVTWSAPKNEGSPVDRYQVQWVDVNGGSGSGTAQVAGSALAHTVTGLVNDDQYKVRVQAHNGAGWGPYGPAVTAQSVGTPATVAAPRVDARPATPSTSTAALTITWSPVDPDGPAMQSYTVWRDGARLRTVSAKASLQVSDSVPYDGRTHRYAVSATNGGGKSSKPGPASSFRAAGVPATPGTPGVTTGSPTYSGRASWRLGDPHSGGYRTLQWETTAGHGGTISCSPTCSSATFGGLGTAPQQLRVRAQNDTPEWSPWSAYSASFQPYGPTRTVANLQASVSGSGGSYTVTWTWSTVENGRSVKVTATGCTLRSQTSCSRTGVGYQTTASATITQTAVNAPGTRPASTSKSARTPDKPLPAVSVRPSSATCGDSIGVGCPQPGVCRTVCNFVDVKIDNSSGTATCTVNTDSGGGFSPHPVAADGGWHRTSSYYGGHGGWVTATCDGRTSPRYSPWP